Proteins encoded within one genomic window of Sphaerotilus montanus:
- a CDS encoding AAA family ATPase, giving the protein MAAAMRRVRTAVRDGDANRLLAAMARQPDVGLQGVLFGAWTVASGALAWRRPAGATAMTPEQVQRVKRCLWGLAGDAVWVEASVDLLTSEPRRLVALAPQLSRPEALDHLLGMVVARVALDRMPGRSGGGSSGGGHEPFRHPTAERHEAPSEGPGAVVGGRATEGDPLADEPPPVQRIHLKSPVLVMLASAEGLTGVALAAAKPLRLALDEQRSRIARLDALDVCVDRLWAVMPEARALECLTEELLTAVETALHGPRHRELQLKPAVRRIGVKWRDLRTEGWDSDNPDGLTDLLTIPGADQLRKDLAPIMRLCWREPLDEQLHDTEEAAALIRLLRLYVQLNLDTSLDQPAQPTLNACARAFGMWAAVEQRLPDLPTRPGGPAALYWDEESDETSAMEPGAALRALLRDSVQVRQQATFQVAGHTDIMDAVHPPSASKSADSSPMTPRPTSTQAAITAARDAAVTASAMAVAAHQEMLAERFPQQSLSTLVEHTTWVVIREPIAEMRDKDDRLILASYEGLRVPLPLALLPEAVELEARIAQLHAEFPWATRAIEIVAGEMLARRRLGAVSFAWAPILLVGPPGTGKTRLARRLAEVMGLSFLPLGVGGSSDNKLLTGTNRGWASGEPSPIVRALRDRRMAQILVLLDEVDKCSHHTANVAPIQAALLGLLEPESSRNWIDPYLQVPCDLSKLLFVATANRLGTLDAALMSRLQPVLVPTPERRHYPAIIEQVVRDVASDWGLPQEVMPELDVSGIAQAAGSVRELVRLVRREIVREVSSTGARH; this is encoded by the coding sequence ATGGCTGCAGCGATGCGGCGCGTGCGCACCGCGGTCCGAGACGGTGACGCAAACCGGTTGCTGGCGGCGATGGCCCGACAGCCCGATGTCGGTTTGCAGGGGGTGCTGTTCGGGGCCTGGACGGTGGCTTCAGGCGCCCTGGCATGGCGTCGGCCGGCGGGCGCGACAGCCATGACGCCTGAGCAGGTGCAGCGGGTCAAGCGGTGTCTGTGGGGATTGGCAGGTGATGCGGTCTGGGTGGAGGCGTCCGTTGACCTGCTGACCAGCGAGCCCCGCCGACTGGTGGCCCTGGCGCCGCAGCTTTCTCGACCCGAGGCGCTGGACCATCTGCTCGGAATGGTGGTGGCACGAGTGGCACTCGACCGGATGCCTGGGCGATCGGGTGGAGGATCCAGTGGCGGGGGCCATGAACCGTTTCGCCACCCCACGGCGGAGCGTCACGAAGCGCCTTCCGAGGGGCCGGGCGCGGTAGTGGGTGGCCGTGCCACCGAAGGGGATCCTTTGGCAGACGAACCGCCTCCAGTCCAGCGCATCCACCTGAAATCACCGGTGCTGGTCATGCTCGCCAGCGCAGAGGGTCTGACGGGGGTGGCGCTGGCCGCGGCCAAGCCTTTGCGTCTGGCACTGGATGAGCAACGCTCCCGCATCGCCCGGCTGGATGCCCTGGATGTCTGCGTCGACCGGCTGTGGGCCGTGATGCCCGAGGCTCGGGCTCTGGAGTGCTTGACCGAGGAGTTGCTGACGGCGGTCGAGACTGCGCTGCACGGGCCTCGCCACCGGGAGTTGCAGCTCAAGCCGGCTGTTCGTCGGATTGGCGTCAAGTGGCGCGATTTGCGAACAGAAGGTTGGGACAGTGACAACCCCGACGGACTGACCGACCTGCTGACCATCCCGGGTGCGGACCAGCTCAGAAAGGATCTGGCCCCGATCATGAGGCTGTGCTGGCGCGAACCACTCGACGAGCAGTTGCACGACACCGAAGAGGCGGCGGCGCTGATCCGGCTGCTGCGGCTCTACGTGCAGTTGAACCTGGACACCTCGCTGGACCAGCCGGCACAGCCGACGCTGAATGCGTGCGCGCGGGCATTCGGGATGTGGGCCGCGGTCGAGCAGCGGCTGCCGGACTTGCCGACACGCCCCGGTGGGCCCGCAGCGCTGTACTGGGACGAAGAGTCGGACGAGACTTCAGCCATGGAGCCTGGTGCCGCTCTGCGGGCGTTGCTGCGGGACAGCGTGCAAGTGCGTCAGCAGGCAACGTTCCAAGTGGCGGGTCACACCGACATCATGGACGCGGTGCACCCGCCATCGGCGTCGAAATCAGCGGACTCCAGTCCGATGACGCCGAGACCGACGTCAACACAGGCGGCGATCACCGCCGCGCGGGACGCGGCAGTGACCGCCTCGGCGATGGCGGTGGCGGCGCACCAGGAGATGCTGGCCGAGCGATTCCCTCAGCAGTCGCTGAGCACATTGGTCGAGCACACCACGTGGGTGGTGATCCGCGAGCCGATTGCGGAGATGCGCGACAAGGACGACCGCTTGATCCTGGCGTCCTATGAAGGGCTGCGGGTGCCGTTGCCACTGGCACTGCTTCCGGAGGCGGTCGAACTGGAAGCACGCATCGCGCAGTTGCACGCAGAATTCCCCTGGGCAACCCGGGCGATCGAGATCGTGGCGGGCGAGATGCTGGCCCGGCGCCGGCTGGGGGCGGTGAGCTTCGCGTGGGCGCCGATCCTGCTCGTCGGCCCGCCGGGTACGGGCAAAACTCGGCTGGCGCGGCGGCTGGCCGAGGTGATGGGGCTGTCGTTCCTGCCGCTGGGTGTCGGGGGCAGCAGCGACAACAAGCTGCTGACGGGGACAAACCGAGGCTGGGCCAGTGGCGAGCCGTCACCGATCGTGCGGGCGCTGCGGGACCGGCGGATGGCGCAGATTCTGGTGCTGCTCGACGAGGTGGACAAGTGCAGCCATCACACGGCAAACGTGGCACCGATCCAGGCGGCGCTGCTCGGGCTGCTGGAGCCGGAATCCAGTCGGAACTGGATCGACCCCTACTTGCAGGTTCCCTGCGATCTCAGCAAGCTGCTGTTCGTCGCGACGGCGAATCGGCTGGGGACGCTTGACGCGGCGCTGATGTCGCGGTTGCAGCCGGTGCTGGTGCCGACGCCGGAGCGGCGGCATTACCCGGCGATCATCGAGCAGGTGGTGCGGGATGTGGCCAGCGACTGGGGACTGCCGCAGGAGGTGATGCCGGAACTGGATGTGTCGGGCATTGCGCAAGCGGCGGGGTCGGTGCGGGAACTCGTGCGGCTGGTGCGCAGGGAGATCGTGCGGGAGGTTTCCTCCACCGGGGCTCGGCATTGA
- a CDS encoding metallophosphoesterase, producing MKLLILSDLHLEFHPMRVPPGDFDAVVLAGDIQAPGRRGVAWAAAEPAFADKPVLYVPGNHEFYGQVLASELAEMRAAAQGTNVQVLDQDVVTLASDAGPVRVLGATLWTDFRLKVLGADGQWRRDARLAAAEAGVGLNDFSVIRVKRTAPESGVRRLRPLDTVHWHQATRRWMHDRLAEPWGGSTVVITHHAPHRGSLAACFERSGLSPAFVNDLPAACFDGVDLWVHGHTHDSFDYPVARPGGGTCRVVCNPRGYVRWDSALENRGFDPGCMVVV from the coding sequence ATGAAACTGCTGATCCTGTCGGACTTGCACCTGGAGTTCCACCCGATGCGGGTGCCCCCGGGGGATTTTGATGCGGTGGTTCTGGCTGGAGATATCCAGGCGCCGGGCCGCCGAGGCGTGGCCTGGGCGGCGGCAGAGCCGGCCTTCGCAGACAAGCCGGTGCTGTACGTGCCGGGCAACCACGAGTTCTACGGGCAAGTGCTGGCATCGGAGCTGGCGGAGATGCGCGCAGCGGCGCAGGGCACCAATGTGCAGGTGCTCGATCAGGACGTGGTGACGCTCGCGTCTGACGCGGGTCCGGTCCGCGTGCTCGGCGCCACCTTGTGGACGGATTTCAGGCTGAAGGTGCTGGGGGCCGACGGCCAGTGGCGGCGCGATGCGCGGCTGGCCGCAGCGGAGGCCGGCGTCGGGTTGAACGATTTCAGCGTCATTCGGGTCAAGCGCACGGCGCCAGAGTCGGGCGTGCGACGGCTCCGCCCGCTGGACACGGTGCATTGGCACCAGGCGACACGGCGCTGGATGCACGATCGACTGGCAGAGCCCTGGGGCGGGAGCACGGTGGTCATCACGCACCATGCGCCGCATCGCGGCTCGCTGGCGGCATGTTTTGAGCGTAGCGGCTTGAGCCCGGCGTTCGTGAACGACCTGCCGGCCGCCTGCTTCGACGGGGTGGACCTGTGGGTGCATGGACACACGCACGATAGCTTCGACTACCCGGTGGCTCGGCCGGGTGGGGGAACCTGTCGGGTGGTGTGCAACCCCAGGGGCTATGTGCGCTGGGACAGCGCACTGGAGAACCGGGGGTTCGATCCCGGGTGCATGGTGGTCGTGTGA
- a CDS encoding metallophosphoesterase family protein — MIWLCGDVHGRFEHLIEAVLQLPPEQRPAAVILLGDLQAQQPLEVELATILAHTEVWFIPGNHDTDSDADHDHLFGSALAGRNLHGRVVEIAGVRVAGLGGVFRGQVWMPPNPSEVETARSYVARAGRGNLWRGGLPRRHRSTIFPAEVQALSRQRADVLVTHEAPSCHPHGFQALDALARCLQVRQAFHGHHHDRRDYRPEWPRLGFEAHGVGLRGITALDGQVIRVGELDERRAIRGGYAAPPGCRLP, encoded by the coding sequence GTGATCTGGCTCTGCGGGGACGTGCATGGGCGCTTCGAGCACCTGATCGAGGCGGTGCTGCAGTTGCCGCCCGAGCAGCGACCAGCGGCCGTCATCCTGCTGGGAGACCTGCAGGCGCAGCAGCCGTTGGAGGTGGAACTGGCGACGATCCTGGCACACACCGAGGTGTGGTTCATCCCCGGCAACCACGACACCGATTCGGACGCGGACCACGATCACCTGTTCGGCTCGGCACTGGCGGGGCGGAACCTGCACGGCCGAGTGGTCGAGATCGCAGGGGTGCGCGTCGCAGGGCTGGGCGGGGTGTTCCGGGGGCAGGTCTGGATGCCGCCGAATCCGTCGGAGGTCGAGACGGCACGGAGCTATGTGGCGAGGGCCGGGCGCGGCAACCTCTGGCGCGGTGGCCTGCCGCGGCGGCACCGCAGCACGATTTTCCCGGCGGAGGTCCAGGCGCTGAGCCGGCAGCGGGCTGACGTGCTGGTCACGCACGAGGCGCCGAGCTGTCACCCGCACGGGTTCCAGGCCCTCGACGCGCTGGCCCGCTGCCTGCAGGTGCGCCAAGCGTTTCATGGACATCACCATGATCGGCGGGACTACCGCCCCGAGTGGCCAAGGCTGGGATTCGAAGCCCATGGCGTGGGGCTGCGGGGGATCACAGCACTCGACGGGCAAGTGATTCGGGTGGGGGAACTGGACGAGCGCAGGGCTATCCGAGGTGGGTATGCCGCTCCACCTGGGTGTCGGCTTCCATAG
- the cadR gene encoding Cd(II)/Pb(II)-responsive transcriptional regulator: protein MKIGELANAARCTTETVRFYEREGLLVKASRTEANYRHYDATHLERLRFIRNCRALDMTHEEIRGLLRLKDAPAEDCGAVNTLLDDHIGHVDARIAELLHLKQQLGALRQQCQVKQAVDACGILRGLAAMEADTQVERHTHLG from the coding sequence ATGAAGATCGGCGAGCTGGCGAATGCTGCCCGATGCACAACCGAGACAGTGCGCTTCTACGAAAGGGAAGGACTGTTGGTCAAGGCCAGCCGGACAGAGGCCAACTACCGGCACTACGACGCGACACACCTTGAACGCCTGCGCTTCATCCGCAACTGCCGCGCACTCGACATGACCCACGAGGAAATCCGCGGGCTGCTGCGCCTGAAGGACGCGCCGGCCGAGGACTGCGGAGCCGTCAACACGCTGCTGGACGACCACATCGGGCATGTCGATGCCCGGATCGCTGAACTGCTGCACCTGAAGCAGCAGCTCGGGGCGCTGCGCCAGCAATGCCAGGTGAAACAGGCGGTCGATGCCTGCGGCATCTTGCGTGGGCTGGCCGCTATGGAAGCCGACACCCAGGTGGAGCGGCATACCCACCTCGGATAG
- a CDS encoding DUF3703 domain-containing protein codes for MHDPIDFDPILYAHLMKKYRESAPHDLADQWLLLETLHVVSQTQFIPHLRVHDLMLHQAWRTRDWAEVSGQILRLLLVPLGHLTGRLPLGNSGRSDISPFKPMPPRRDMAEVVAQAHRTIARAAEIPS; via the coding sequence TTGCATGACCCCATCGACTTCGATCCGATCCTGTACGCACACCTGATGAAGAAGTATCGGGAGTCTGCGCCGCATGATCTTGCAGACCAGTGGCTGTTGCTGGAGACGCTCCATGTCGTGAGCCAGACGCAGTTCATCCCTCACTTGAGGGTGCATGACCTCATGCTCCATCAGGCATGGCGGACCCGTGACTGGGCTGAGGTGAGCGGGCAAATTCTGCGGCTGCTGCTGGTCCCCTTGGGCCATCTCACCGGCCGGCTACCCCTTGGCAACTCCGGACGCTCCGACATCAGCCCGTTCAAGCCGATGCCGCCGCGTCGTGACATGGCCGAAGTCGTTGCACAAGCACACCGCACCATTGCCCGTGCGGCAGAGATCCCGTCGTGA
- a CDS encoding disulfide bond formation protein B, translating into MNSKTWLLLMGAWLIAMLATVGALFIGEVMMMTPCTLCWYQRIFMFPMAIVLTIACFSEDRRGAVYAWVLAAGGLAVAGYHTLLVAGWIPKSWLPCQAGISCADQKLEILSGVQIPWLSLAAFSLILALLTYLLRKTSR; encoded by the coding sequence ATGAACAGCAAGACCTGGTTGCTCCTGATGGGGGCGTGGCTTATCGCGATGCTGGCCACGGTTGGCGCATTGTTCATCGGTGAAGTCATGATGATGACCCCCTGCACGCTGTGCTGGTACCAGCGCATCTTCATGTTTCCGATGGCCATCGTCTTGACCATCGCCTGTTTCAGCGAAGACCGCCGCGGTGCAGTCTATGCCTGGGTGCTGGCGGCCGGTGGCCTTGCGGTGGCGGGGTATCACACCCTGCTCGTTGCGGGATGGATTCCAAAATCCTGGCTGCCGTGCCAAGCCGGTATTTCATGTGCAGATCAAAAATTAGAAATACTGAGCGGTGTCCAGATCCCTTGGCTGTCTTTGGCTGCGTTTAGTTTGATCTTGGCCCTCCTCACCTATCTTTTACGGAAAACCTCTCGATGA
- a CDS encoding DsbA family protein, with translation MNTKKIAVAVVLGVIALAFLIGVNAYQRSVQNDQEEKVSQQNDRLVRPHSPIFGPKKAPVTIVEFFDPACESCRYFYPIVKDILKKYPEDVRLVLRYAPFHRGSEQVVALLIAAKSQNQYQPVLEALLDAQPQWADHGTPNIALAFKSAQQAGLDMDKAAIQAQSPETEAVIRQEMQDLTSLGVTRTPTFFVNGRSLLNFGPEQLASLVAEEVAKVKK, from the coding sequence ATGAATACAAAGAAAATCGCTGTAGCCGTTGTGCTTGGTGTCATTGCACTGGCTTTTCTGATCGGCGTGAACGCTTACCAGCGAAGTGTTCAGAATGATCAGGAGGAGAAGGTCAGCCAACAGAATGACAGACTGGTTCGTCCCCACTCCCCAATCTTCGGCCCGAAAAAAGCGCCCGTGACCATTGTCGAATTCTTTGACCCTGCTTGCGAAAGCTGTCGATATTTTTACCCGATCGTCAAGGATATTCTCAAGAAATACCCGGAAGATGTACGGCTTGTCCTGCGATATGCCCCCTTCCACAGAGGGTCCGAGCAAGTCGTGGCGCTGTTGATCGCCGCCAAATCACAGAATCAATACCAGCCAGTGTTGGAGGCGCTCTTGGATGCCCAGCCGCAGTGGGCCGACCACGGCACGCCAAATATCGCCCTTGCGTTCAAATCCGCTCAGCAGGCTGGCCTTGACATGGACAAAGCTGCAATCCAAGCACAAAGTCCTGAGACGGAAGCTGTGATTCGACAAGAGATGCAAGATCTGACGTCCTTGGGCGTCACTAGAACACCTACGTTTTTTGTCAATGGGCGCAGTCTGTTGAATTTCGGCCCCGAGCAACTGGCTTCCTTGGTAGCCGAAGAGGTGGCGAAGGTCAAAAAATGA
- the cadR gene encoding Cd(II)/Pb(II)-responsive transcriptional regulator has product MRIGEVAQASGASVTTVRFYEREGLLSEPMRSDGNYRVYERHHVSSLRFILHCRSLGMTLDEVRSLLKFMETPDQGCQLVNKLLDEHIAQVAEKIGQLQALKNELQRVRAKCHGADSINQCGILRELTHQA; this is encoded by the coding sequence ATGCGTATAGGGGAAGTTGCCCAAGCCAGTGGCGCATCGGTCACTACGGTCAGATTTTATGAGCGGGAAGGGTTGCTGTCTGAGCCAATGCGTTCCGATGGGAATTACAGAGTCTACGAAAGGCACCATGTCAGCTCGCTGAGATTCATCTTGCATTGTCGCAGCTTGGGTATGACGCTGGATGAGGTGCGTTCACTTCTGAAATTCATGGAAACCCCTGATCAAGGATGTCAGCTTGTGAACAAGCTACTGGATGAGCACATTGCTCAGGTCGCAGAAAAAATTGGGCAACTCCAGGCGCTGAAAAATGAGCTTCAACGAGTCAGAGCGAAATGTCATGGAGCTGATTCAATAAACCAGTGCGGCATCCTTCGTGAACTGACGCACCAAGCTTGA
- a CDS encoding heavy metal translocating P-type ATPase: MAGCCDHPHDKKSTHEVHHHGHDHPGASCDSASTVRADLPVPEPMVDGMRTPIRILQMDCPTEEALIRQALGRLPSVKGMEFNLMQRVLTVVHAPDALDTVLQAVRSLGFQPEVLTAGRPAEQAVEPPKPWWPLALAGAAAVSAEAVGWLGLPEWLAAALALLAVVSCGLTTYRKGWVALRHGNLNINALMSIAVTGALLLRQWPEAAMVMVLFTVAELIEAKSLDRARHAISSLMKLAPETATVQQADGTWRDTVAAEVTVGSLVRVKPGERIGLDGTIFQGRSAVNQAPITGESLPVDKAPGDAVFAGTINASGAFDYRVTAAASNTTLARIIHAVEEAQGAKAPTQRFVDQFARVYTPIVFATALLVAVVPPLLLNGNWHDWIYKALVLLVIACPCALVISTPVTIVSGLAAAARRGILIKGGVYLEEGRKLVWLALDKTGTVTHGKPVQTEFELRAEADTALCRRLAASLAGRSDHPVSRAVAQAADRDGVTRESVEAFEALPGRGVRGVIGGKAYSLGNHRLVHELDRCSPELEVRLDTLERQGKTVVMLVDDRQVLALFAVADTVKDSSRAAIAELHQLGVKTVMLTGDNPHTAQAIAGQVGIDQSRGNQLPEDKLKAVEAFATEGPVGMVGDGINDAPALARADIGFAMGAMGTDTAIETADVALMDDDLRKIPVFIRLSRTTHAVLVQNIVLALGIKAVFLVLTLMGLGSMWMAVFADVGASLLVVGNGLRLLRK, translated from the coding sequence ATGGCCGGCTGCTGCGACCACCCACACGACAAGAAATCCACGCATGAGGTCCATCACCACGGACACGATCATCCCGGTGCCTCCTGCGACTCGGCGTCCACTGTGCGGGCTGATCTGCCTGTGCCTGAACCGATGGTGGATGGGATGCGTACTCCGATCCGGATCTTGCAGATGGATTGCCCTACCGAGGAAGCACTGATCCGTCAGGCGCTGGGTCGCCTGCCCTCGGTCAAAGGCATGGAGTTCAACCTGATGCAGCGCGTGCTGACCGTGGTGCATGCGCCCGATGCCCTCGACACTGTGCTGCAGGCCGTGCGTTCGCTCGGTTTCCAGCCCGAGGTATTGACGGCTGGTCGGCCTGCTGAGCAGGCTGTTGAGCCACCCAAGCCCTGGTGGCCCCTGGCGCTAGCGGGTGCAGCCGCCGTGTCTGCTGAAGCGGTGGGTTGGTTGGGCCTGCCCGAATGGCTGGCGGCGGCTCTTGCGCTGCTGGCCGTGGTGTCTTGTGGATTGACTACTTACCGCAAGGGCTGGGTGGCGCTGCGCCACGGCAACCTGAACATCAACGCACTGATGAGCATCGCCGTGACGGGTGCGCTGCTGCTGCGGCAGTGGCCGGAAGCGGCCATGGTGATGGTGCTGTTCACGGTCGCCGAGTTGATCGAAGCCAAGTCGCTCGACCGTGCCCGCCACGCCATCTCTAGCCTGATGAAGCTGGCCCCGGAGACCGCCACGGTACAGCAGGCTGACGGAACCTGGCGTGACACCGTGGCGGCAGAGGTGACCGTGGGCAGCCTGGTGCGGGTCAAACCCGGCGAGCGCATCGGGCTGGACGGCACGATCTTCCAGGGCCGTTCGGCAGTGAACCAGGCCCCGATCACCGGAGAAAGCCTGCCAGTGGACAAGGCACCCGGGGACGCCGTGTTCGCTGGAACGATCAATGCGTCTGGCGCCTTCGACTACCGGGTCACGGCGGCAGCGAGCAACACCACGCTTGCCCGCATCATCCATGCCGTCGAGGAGGCCCAAGGCGCCAAGGCCCCCACACAACGCTTCGTCGATCAGTTCGCTCGTGTCTACACGCCGATTGTGTTCGCGACGGCCCTGCTGGTCGCTGTCGTGCCCCCGCTGCTGTTGAATGGCAACTGGCACGACTGGATCTACAAGGCCCTGGTGCTGCTCGTGATCGCTTGTCCCTGCGCGCTGGTGATCTCGACGCCGGTCACCATCGTCAGCGGACTGGCTGCAGCGGCCCGACGCGGCATCCTGATCAAGGGCGGTGTCTACCTGGAGGAAGGTCGCAAACTGGTGTGGCTGGCCCTCGACAAGACCGGCACGGTCACCCATGGCAAGCCGGTGCAGACCGAGTTCGAGTTGCGTGCCGAGGCGGACACTGCACTGTGTCGCCGACTGGCCGCCAGTCTGGCCGGTCGCTCCGATCACCCGGTGTCGCGGGCCGTGGCTCAGGCCGCTGATCGCGACGGTGTCACCCGCGAGAGCGTCGAAGCCTTCGAGGCGTTGCCCGGCAGGGGCGTGCGCGGGGTGATTGGCGGCAAGGCGTATTCGCTGGGCAACCACCGCCTGGTGCATGAACTCGACCGCTGCTCTCCTGAACTGGAAGTGCGACTGGACACCCTGGAGCGGCAAGGTAAAACGGTGGTCATGCTGGTCGATGACCGGCAGGTACTGGCCTTGTTCGCCGTGGCCGACACGGTGAAGGACAGCAGTCGCGCTGCCATCGCCGAGCTGCATCAGTTGGGGGTCAAGACCGTGATGTTGACCGGCGACAACCCGCACACGGCGCAGGCGATTGCCGGGCAGGTGGGGATCGACCAGTCGCGTGGCAACCAGTTGCCCGAGGACAAGCTGAAAGCGGTCGAGGCGTTCGCCACCGAAGGCCCGGTGGGCATGGTCGGCGACGGCATTAACGATGCCCCGGCGCTGGCACGCGCCGACATCGGCTTCGCCATGGGCGCCATGGGCACTGACACCGCGATCGAGACGGCCGATGTCGCCTTGATGGACGACGACCTGCGCAAGATCCCGGTCTTCATCCGCCTGTCGCGGACCACGCACGCGGTGCTAGTGCAGAACATCGTGCTGGCCCTGGGCATCAAGGCAGTGTTTCTGGTTCTGACGCTGATGGGTCTGGGGTCGATGTGGATGGCGGTATTCGCTGACGTAGGGGCCAGTCTGCTGGTGGTGGGAAATGGCTTGAGATTGCTGCGCAAATAA
- a CDS encoding phosphoethanolamine transferase: MISLLSKYIRLSERNRETVLLAVALWWALTCHRPLLGAALAGRDPLAPGTWGFAVVVLLAATALNTVLLMLLTPGRLLRPVVTLLLVIAAGARYFMEEFGAYLDPSMLRNALRTDLAEARELLSMNFALGLLVQAGLPVLLVWVIPLRERSWGRAIGMRSLWTGGAVVVLVSAVLAVFQPLASLMRNHKEVRYLITPANVLWSAGNVLAADLKGAAKPRQSLGLDAQPGPVMATRARPMVLVIVIGETARAANWGLSGYIRQTTPELAKIPGLINFPQVTSCGTNTEVSLPCMFAPVGRRDYDENRIRGSESLLHVLNRAGVGVLWRDNQSGCKGVCNGLPTEDMTVRNPPGLCADGRCLDEALLTGLDERLAQARGTQVIVLHQLGNHGPSYFRRIPPAFAYYQPVCESDDLRQCEVPAIVNAYDNALRYTDHLLASLIARLQAQADTLDSAFVYISDHGESLGESNLFLHGIPYAIAPDVQKRVPMVMWLSGGMTASARIDTACLRMLAAQPAAHDNLVHTLLGLIDVRTALYEPALDLTADCRLGAGPKVAGQASGRDVD, from the coding sequence ATGATCTCCTTGCTTTCAAAATACATACGGTTATCCGAACGAAATCGCGAAACCGTATTGCTGGCCGTGGCGCTGTGGTGGGCGCTGACTTGTCATCGGCCGCTGTTAGGGGCCGCACTGGCGGGGCGTGATCCGCTTGCTCCCGGCACTTGGGGTTTTGCAGTGGTAGTGCTGCTGGCAGCGACGGCACTTAACACCGTGTTATTGATGCTGCTCACGCCAGGGCGACTGCTGCGGCCTGTTGTGACGTTGTTGTTGGTCATTGCAGCAGGGGCGAGATACTTCATGGAGGAATTTGGCGCCTATCTTGACCCGTCGATGCTGCGCAATGCGCTGCGCACCGATCTGGCCGAAGCGCGCGAATTGTTGAGCATGAACTTCGCACTGGGCCTGCTGGTGCAAGCAGGGCTGCCGGTGCTGCTGGTGTGGGTTATCCCGCTACGCGAGCGGTCGTGGGGTCGGGCGATTGGTATGCGATCACTGTGGACTGGCGGAGCGGTGGTGGTCTTGGTTAGTGCTGTGCTGGCAGTGTTCCAGCCGCTGGCCTCGCTGATGCGTAACCACAAGGAGGTGCGCTACCTGATCACGCCAGCCAATGTGCTGTGGTCGGCAGGGAACGTGCTGGCAGCCGATCTGAAGGGGGCCGCCAAGCCGCGCCAGTCGCTTGGTCTTGACGCGCAGCCTGGTCCGGTGATGGCAACGCGCGCACGACCGATGGTGCTTGTCATCGTCATCGGCGAAACCGCGCGTGCTGCCAACTGGGGCCTGAGCGGCTATATTCGCCAGACAACACCCGAATTGGCAAAAATTCCTGGGCTAATAAATTTCCCGCAAGTCACGAGTTGTGGCACCAACACCGAGGTGTCACTGCCGTGCATGTTCGCTCCAGTGGGGCGGCGCGACTACGATGAAAACCGTATCCGTGGCAGCGAGTCGTTGCTGCATGTACTCAATCGCGCTGGCGTCGGCGTACTCTGGCGTGACAACCAATCGGGTTGCAAGGGCGTATGCAATGGCTTGCCGACCGAAGACATGACGGTACGAAACCCTCCAGGATTATGTGCAGATGGGCGCTGTCTCGATGAGGCGCTGCTGACGGGTCTCGACGAGCGGCTGGCGCAAGCGCGTGGTACGCAGGTAATCGTGCTGCATCAGCTCGGCAACCATGGGCCGTCATACTTTCGTCGCATCCCGCCCGCTTTTGCCTACTATCAGCCGGTATGCGAAAGCGATGACCTGCGGCAGTGCGAGGTGCCGGCCATCGTTAATGCCTACGATAACGCACTGCGCTACACAGATCACCTGCTCGCATCGCTGATCGCGCGGCTGCAAGCTCAAGCAGACACGCTCGACAGCGCGTTTGTGTACATTTCGGACCACGGTGAATCGTTGGGTGAATCCAATCTGTTTCTACACGGGATACCATATGCTATCGCACCGGACGTGCAGAAGCGGGTGCCCATGGTGATGTGGCTGTCCGGTGGAATGACCGCCTCAGCACGCATCGATACTGCCTGTCTACGAATGCTTGCCGCGCAGCCGGCCGCCCATGACAACCTTGTTCACACATTGCTTGGACTGATCGACGTGCGCACCGCACTCTACGAGCCAGCACTCGACCTGACTGCCGATTGCCGGCTTGGTGCAGGGCCGAAAGTTGCCGGCCAGGCAAGTGGGCGTGACGTTGATTGA
- a CDS encoding YnfA family protein: protein MDFSTAASFVRTLGLFFATAIAEIVGCFLPYLWLRKQGSAWLLLPAVASLVLFVWLLTLHPAASGRIYAAYGGVYVATALVWLRIVDGVRLSALDWLGAGVAMLGMLIIVAGWGSRN, encoded by the coding sequence ATGGACTTCAGCACAGCCGCTAGTTTTGTCAGAACACTTGGACTGTTTTTCGCCACGGCAATTGCGGAGATTGTTGGCTGCTTCCTTCCATACCTGTGGTTGAGAAAACAGGGGTCCGCATGGCTACTGTTGCCTGCCGTAGCCAGTCTTGTGTTATTCGTATGGCTTTTGACATTACACCCAGCCGCCAGCGGTCGCATTTACGCCGCATATGGTGGCGTGTATGTCGCTACGGCACTGGTCTGGCTCCGTATCGTCGATGGGGTACGTTTATCGGCGCTGGATTGGCTCGGCGCTGGTGTGGCGATGTTGGGAATGTTGATCATCGTGGCAGGCTGGGGCAGCAGAAATTAG